In Cicer arietinum cultivar CDC Frontier isolate Library 1 chromosome 1, Cicar.CDCFrontier_v2.0, whole genome shotgun sequence, one DNA window encodes the following:
- the LOC101505154 gene encoding protein NUCLEAR FUSION DEFECTIVE 6, mitochondrial-like isoform X4 produces MSAVRCFLRSAASRAASTSNLAAGGRARPTRSMFQIPKQSSISNRISRLPVEMSCGVESLLPYHTATASALLTSMLSVSRHSYGWTPEDG; encoded by the exons ATGTCCGCCGTCAGATGTTTCCTTCGCTCCGCCGCTTCTCGCGCAGCAAGTACGTCGAATCTGGCCGCCGGAGGCAGAGCTAGACCTACACGATCAATGTTTCAGATCCCAAAGCAAAGCTCAATTTCTAATCGCATTTCCAG ATTACCGGTGGAGATGAGTTGCGGCGTGGAATCGTTGCTTCCTTATCACACTGCAACAGCTTCCGCATTGTTGACTTCAATGCTCTCAGTCTCTCGCCACTCTTACGGTTGGACTCCTGAAG ATGGATGA
- the LOC101505154 gene encoding protein NUCLEAR FUSION DEFECTIVE 6, mitochondrial-like isoform X3 translates to MSAVRCFLRSAASRAASTSNLAAGGRARPTRSMFQIPKQSSISNRISRLPVEMSCGVESLLPYHTATASALLTSMLSVSRHSYGWTPEGS, encoded by the exons ATGTCCGCCGTCAGATGTTTCCTTCGCTCCGCCGCTTCTCGCGCAGCAAGTACGTCGAATCTGGCCGCCGGAGGCAGAGCTAGACCTACACGATCAATGTTTCAGATCCCAAAGCAAAGCTCAATTTCTAATCGCATTTCCAG ATTACCGGTGGAGATGAGTTGCGGCGTGGAATCGTTGCTTCCTTATCACACTGCAACAGCTTCCGCATTGTTGACTTCAATGCTCTCAGTCTCTCGCCACTCTTACGGTTGGACTCCTGAAG GCTCGTGA
- the LOC101505154 gene encoding protein NUCLEAR FUSION DEFECTIVE 6, mitochondrial-like isoform X1: protein MSAVRCFLRSAASRAASTSNLAAGGRARPTRSMFQIPKQSSISNRISRLPVEMSCGVESLLPYHTATASALLTSMLSVSRHSYGWTPEDCNDDV, encoded by the exons ATGTCCGCCGTCAGATGTTTCCTTCGCTCCGCCGCTTCTCGCGCAGCAAGTACGTCGAATCTGGCCGCCGGAGGCAGAGCTAGACCTACACGATCAATGTTTCAGATCCCAAAGCAAAGCTCAATTTCTAATCGCATTTCCAG ATTACCGGTGGAGATGAGTTGCGGCGTGGAATCGTTGCTTCCTTATCACACTGCAACAGCTTCCGCATTGTTGACTTCAATGCTCTCAGTCTCTCGCCACTCTTACGGTTGGACTCCTGAAG ATTGCAatgatgatgtatga
- the LOC101505154 gene encoding protein NUCLEAR FUSION DEFECTIVE 6, mitochondrial-like isoform X2, with protein sequence MSAVRCFLRSAASRAASTSNLAAGGRARPTRSMFQIPKQSSISNRISRLPVEMSCGVESLLPYHTATASALLTSMLSVSRHSYGWTPEGQEKTR encoded by the exons ATGTCCGCCGTCAGATGTTTCCTTCGCTCCGCCGCTTCTCGCGCAGCAAGTACGTCGAATCTGGCCGCCGGAGGCAGAGCTAGACCTACACGATCAATGTTTCAGATCCCAAAGCAAAGCTCAATTTCTAATCGCATTTCCAG ATTACCGGTGGAGATGAGTTGCGGCGTGGAATCGTTGCTTCCTTATCACACTGCAACAGCTTCCGCATTGTTGACTTCAATGCTCTCAGTCTCTCGCCACTCTTACGGTTGGACTCCTGAAG GGCAAGAGAAGACTAGATGA